A region from the Gossypium hirsutum isolate 1008001.06 chromosome A08, Gossypium_hirsutum_v2.1, whole genome shotgun sequence genome encodes:
- the LOC107893484 gene encoding RING-H2 finger protein ATL5 gives MDRYMDLQGKHLHYALNGKVMLCTGVVLFILLLTVLCFHSYVRILFRDIRRRHMRRRAQRLLSISTAGTTSSTTGASKGLDSSVIRTIPTIVYTTKASYFPPLECAVCLSEFEDDEKARVLPKCNHTFHVDCIDMWFYSHSNCPMCRAPIQAVIPVNPPKTLEQTAAIVSETALPLPPGDDIEANSFFPPSSSSSSSSSLEMESCPMKRLELVGLGTVVEVTIGTPCGIGFGLSDPGYKKDLECIV, from the coding sequence ATGGATAGATATATGGATTTACAAGGGAAACATCTTCATTATGCTCTTAATGGCAAAGTAATGCTCTGCACTGGCGTCGTTCTCTTCATTCTATTACTTACCGTACTCTGCTTCCACAGCTACGTGCGTATCCTCTTCCGCGATATCCGTCGCCGTCACATGCGCCGTCGTGCTCAGCGATTGCTCTCCATTTCCACTGCCGGTACTACTTCTTCCACCACCGGTGCTTCCAAGGGTTTGGATTCTTCCGTCATTAGAACGATCCCTACTATTGTTTACACCACTAAAGCAAGTTATTTCCCTCCGCTGGAATGCGCCGTTTGCTTGTCTGAATTCGAGGATGACGAGAAAGCCCGCGTATTGCCTAAGTGCAATCACACCTTCCACGTTGACTGTATCGACATGTGGTTTTATAGTCACTCTAACTGCCCAATGTGTAGAGCTCCGATCCAGGCTGTTATTCCGGTCAACCCGCCGAAAACATTAGAGCAGACCGCCGCTATAGTATCTGAAACAGCCCTACCATTGCCTCCTGGTGACGATATTGAAGCGAACAGTTTTTTCCCTCCTTCTTCCTCGTCGTCTTCGTCGTCGTCATTGGAGATGGAAAGTTGCCCCATGAAACGACTAGAGCTAGTGGGACTGGGAACTGTTGTGGAGGTCACCATTGGAACTCCATGTGGAATCGGGTTCGGGTTATCGGATCCTGGGTATAAGAAGGATTTGGAGTGTATAGTATAA
- the LOC107910724 gene encoding uncharacterized protein, translating into MAEATVSVILEQMTAITIDKAIEAWSLVQRAEKEVKRLETNFKAHRLELEDAEEKEYVDKRTAVQQLQTDLSSSASVRNWKIQCRGRDAVPENASVNTFVYEVSQFLLRQKSNKYILVHCTHGHNRTGYMIIHYLMRTQPMSVTRAIKFFSEARPPGIYKPDYIDALYAFYHERRPESFVCPPTPEWKRSSDLDLNGEATADDDDDDDDGAPTALPVRGHAQFPGSHPVSLNRSLICLVLFFFLSSSLFWFLILHFVEISALSLRTVVGL; encoded by the exons ATGGCGGAAGCGACTGTTTCGGTGATCTTGGAGCAGATGACTGCAATCACCATTGATAAAGCAATCGAAGCCTGGAGTCTGGTGCAACGTGCTGAGAAAGAGGTGAAAAGGCTTGAAACCAACTTTAAAGCACACCGGTTGGAGCTTGAAGATGCAGAGGAGAAAGAATACGTGGACAAACGG ACTGCAGTTCAGCAGTTGCAAACAGATCTTTCTAGCTCTGCTTCTGTTCGTAACTGGAAG ATACAATGTAGGGGAAGGGATGCTGTACCTGAGAATGCGTCTGTAAATACCTTTGTTTATGAG GTGTCACAATTTCTCCTACGTCAGAAATCGAATAAATATATTCTTGTCCATTGTACTCATGGTCATAACCGCACTGGCTACATGATTATTCACTATCTCATGCGAACACAGCCAATGTCTGTTACTCGG GCAATAAAATTTTTTTCTGAGGCACGCCCACCAGGAATATATAAACCAGACTATATTGATGCCCTCTatgcattttatcatgaaagaaGACCAGAATCTTTTGTCTGCCCTCCAACTCCTGAGTGGAAAAGATCTTCTGATCTTGATCTCAATGGTGAAGCAACtgcagatgatgatgatgatgatgatgatggagcTCCAACTGCATTACCT GTTAGAGGGCATGCACAATTCCCGGGATCACATCCAGTTTCACTGAACAGGTCCCTTATATGTTtggttttattcttttttcttagTTCTTCTTTATTCTGGTTTTTGATTCTTCATTTTGTTGAAATTAGTGCATTATCTCTTAGAACTGTGGTCGGCCTTTAA